A section of the Caballeronia sp. M1242 genome encodes:
- a CDS encoding glutathione S-transferase — protein sequence MAYELYYWDGLQGRGEFVRLALEDAGAEYIDVARASKKSGYGMDAMMKLLNSKTEPHIPFAPPFLKDGELIVPHVANILLYLGPKLNLAPKDEALRYVAHGLQLTIADFVAEVHDTHHPLATDLYYEDQKDAAKIRTKNFIEKRVPKFIGYFERVLKQNPHGDTQMIGDTVTYVDLSMFQIVEGLHYAFPRAMKTFARHYPRVSALHDAVLKRPNIAAYVDSERRIPFNESGIFRHYPELDQGAH from the coding sequence ATGGCTTACGAACTGTATTACTGGGACGGCTTGCAGGGCCGCGGTGAATTCGTGCGGCTTGCGCTGGAAGATGCCGGTGCGGAGTACATCGATGTCGCGCGCGCATCCAAGAAGAGCGGTTATGGCATGGACGCCATGATGAAGCTGCTGAACAGCAAGACGGAGCCGCATATTCCGTTTGCGCCGCCGTTCCTCAAAGACGGCGAACTCATCGTGCCGCACGTGGCGAACATCCTGCTTTATCTTGGCCCGAAGCTGAACCTTGCGCCAAAGGACGAAGCGTTACGCTACGTCGCGCATGGTTTGCAGTTGACCATCGCGGATTTCGTCGCCGAGGTACACGACACGCATCATCCGCTCGCCACCGATCTGTATTACGAAGACCAGAAAGACGCCGCGAAAATTCGCACGAAGAATTTCATCGAGAAGCGCGTGCCGAAGTTCATCGGCTATTTCGAGCGCGTGCTCAAGCAGAACCCGCACGGCGACACGCAGATGATCGGCGACACGGTCACCTATGTCGATCTGTCTATGTTCCAGATCGTCGAGGGATTGCATTATGCATTCCCCCGCGCGATGAAGACCTTCGCCAGGCACTATCCACGCGTGTCGGCGCTGCATGACGCCGTGCTCAAACGGCCGAACATCGCGGCGTATGTCGATTCGGAGCGGCGCATTCCGTTCAACGAATCCGGCATTTTCCGGCACTACCCCGAACTCGATCAGGGCGCGCATTGA